The following coding sequences lie in one Rissa tridactyla isolate bRisTri1 chromosome Z, bRisTri1.patW.cur.20221130, whole genome shotgun sequence genomic window:
- the LOC128902435 gene encoding thioredoxin-like protein 1 isoform X4 yields the protein MVGVKVIANDTEFQPELSAAGSRLAVVKFTMRGCGPCLRIAPAFNALSNKYPQATFLEVDVHQCQGTAATNNISATPTFLFFRNKVRIDQYQGADAVGLEEKIKQHLENDPGNSEDTDIPKGYMDLMPFINKAGCECLNESDEHGFDNCLRKDSTYLESDCDEQLLITVAFSQPVKLYSMKLQGPDNGQGPKYIKIFINLPRSMDFEEAERSEPTQALELTPDDIKEDGIIQLRYVKFQNVNSVTLFVQSNHGDEETTRITYFTFIGTPVQATNMNDFKRLNFPFLKN from the exons ATGGTGGGGGTGAAGGTGATCGCGAACGACACCGAGTTCCAGCCCGAGCTCAGCGCTGCCGGCTCCCGCCTGGCCGTGGTGAAGTTCACTATGCGGGG atgTGGCCCTTGTTTAAGGATAGCCCCAGCTTTCAATGCTCTGAGTAACAAATATCCCCAGGCAACTTTTTTGGAAGTAGATGTACATCAGTGCCAG GGAACAGCTGCTACCAATAATATATCAGCAACGCCGACATTTCTGTTTTTCCGAAACAAAGTGCGAATCGACCAATATCAAGGAGCAGATGCTGTAGgcttagaagaaaaaattaaacagcaCCTGGAGAATGATCCTGGAAACAGTGAAGATACAGATATCCCAAAAGGATAC ATGGATTTAATGCCATTTATCAATAAAGCCGGCTGTGAATGTCTTAATGAGAGTGATGAGCATGGATTTGATAATTGTTTACGTAAAGACTCTACCTACTTGGAATCAGACTGTGATGAGCAG CTGCTTATTACTGTAGCTTTTAGTCAGCCTGTCAAGCTTTATTCTATGAAACTTCAGGGGCCAGATAATG GGCAAGGTCCAAAGTACATAAAAATCTTTATCAACCTTCCTCGATCTATGGAttttgaagaagcagaaagaagtGAACCAACTCAAGCCCTGGAGCTGACACCAGATGATATTAAAGAAGATGGTATTATCCAGCTTCGCTATGTAAAATTTCAGAATGTTAACAGTGTAACT TTGTTTGTCCAATCCAATCACGGTGATGAAGAGACAACAAGAATTACGTACTTCACGTTTATTGGAACTCCAGTCCAAGCAACAAATATGAATGACTTCAAGCGA cttaACTTCCCATTTCTAAAGAactaa
- the LOC128902435 gene encoding thioredoxin-like protein 1 isoform X3 encodes MVGVKVIANDTEFQPELSAAGSRLAVVKFTMRGCGPCLRIAPAFNALSNKYPQATFLEVDVHQCQGTAATNNISATPTFLFFRNKVRIDQYQGADAVGLEEKIKQHLENDPGNSEDTDIPKGYMDLMPFINKAGCECLNESDEHGFDNCLRKDSTYLESDCDEQLLITVAFSQPVKLYSMKLQGPDNGQGPKYIKIFINLPRSMDFEEAERSEPTQALELTPDDIKEDGIIQLRYVKFQNVNSVTLFVQSNHGDEETTRITYFTFIGTPVQATNMNDFKRVVGKKGESH; translated from the exons ATGGTGGGGGTGAAGGTGATCGCGAACGACACCGAGTTCCAGCCCGAGCTCAGCGCTGCCGGCTCCCGCCTGGCCGTGGTGAAGTTCACTATGCGGGG atgTGGCCCTTGTTTAAGGATAGCCCCAGCTTTCAATGCTCTGAGTAACAAATATCCCCAGGCAACTTTTTTGGAAGTAGATGTACATCAGTGCCAG GGAACAGCTGCTACCAATAATATATCAGCAACGCCGACATTTCTGTTTTTCCGAAACAAAGTGCGAATCGACCAATATCAAGGAGCAGATGCTGTAGgcttagaagaaaaaattaaacagcaCCTGGAGAATGATCCTGGAAACAGTGAAGATACAGATATCCCAAAAGGATAC ATGGATTTAATGCCATTTATCAATAAAGCCGGCTGTGAATGTCTTAATGAGAGTGATGAGCATGGATTTGATAATTGTTTACGTAAAGACTCTACCTACTTGGAATCAGACTGTGATGAGCAG CTGCTTATTACTGTAGCTTTTAGTCAGCCTGTCAAGCTTTATTCTATGAAACTTCAGGGGCCAGATAATG GGCAAGGTCCAAAGTACATAAAAATCTTTATCAACCTTCCTCGATCTATGGAttttgaagaagcagaaagaagtGAACCAACTCAAGCCCTGGAGCTGACACCAGATGATATTAAAGAAGATGGTATTATCCAGCTTCGCTATGTAAAATTTCAGAATGTTAACAGTGTAACT TTGTTTGTCCAATCCAATCACGGTGATGAAGAGACAACAAGAATTACGTACTTCACGTTTATTGGAACTCCAGTCCAAGCAACAAATATGAATGACTTCAAGCGA GTAGTTGGCAAAAAAGGAGAGAGCCACTAG
- the LOC128902435 gene encoding thioredoxin-like protein 1 isoform X2, which yields MVGVKVIANDTEFQPELSAAGSRLAVVKFTMRGCGPCLRIAPAFNALSNKYPQATFLEVDVHQCQGTAATNNISATPTFLFFRNKVRIDQYQGADAVGLEEKIKQHLENDPGNSEDTDIPKGYMDLMPFINKAGCECLNESDEHGFDNCLRKDSTYLESDCDEQLLITVAFSQPVKLYSMKLQGPDNGQGPKYIKIFINLPRSMDFEEAERSEPTQALELTPDDIKEDGIIQLRYVKFQNVNSVTLFVQSNHGDEETTRITYFTFIGTPVQATNMNDFKRIIHMGELSISASDW from the exons ATGGTGGGGGTGAAGGTGATCGCGAACGACACCGAGTTCCAGCCCGAGCTCAGCGCTGCCGGCTCCCGCCTGGCCGTGGTGAAGTTCACTATGCGGGG atgTGGCCCTTGTTTAAGGATAGCCCCAGCTTTCAATGCTCTGAGTAACAAATATCCCCAGGCAACTTTTTTGGAAGTAGATGTACATCAGTGCCAG GGAACAGCTGCTACCAATAATATATCAGCAACGCCGACATTTCTGTTTTTCCGAAACAAAGTGCGAATCGACCAATATCAAGGAGCAGATGCTGTAGgcttagaagaaaaaattaaacagcaCCTGGAGAATGATCCTGGAAACAGTGAAGATACAGATATCCCAAAAGGATAC ATGGATTTAATGCCATTTATCAATAAAGCCGGCTGTGAATGTCTTAATGAGAGTGATGAGCATGGATTTGATAATTGTTTACGTAAAGACTCTACCTACTTGGAATCAGACTGTGATGAGCAG CTGCTTATTACTGTAGCTTTTAGTCAGCCTGTCAAGCTTTATTCTATGAAACTTCAGGGGCCAGATAATG GGCAAGGTCCAAAGTACATAAAAATCTTTATCAACCTTCCTCGATCTATGGAttttgaagaagcagaaagaagtGAACCAACTCAAGCCCTGGAGCTGACACCAGATGATATTAAAGAAGATGGTATTATCCAGCTTCGCTATGTAAAATTTCAGAATGTTAACAGTGTAACT TTGTTTGTCCAATCCAATCACGGTGATGAAGAGACAACAAGAATTACGTACTTCACGTTTATTGGAACTCCAGTCCAAGCAACAAATATGAATGACTTCAAGCGA ATAATACACATGGGCGAGTTgtcaatttctgcctcagactg GTAG
- the LOC128902435 gene encoding thioredoxin-like protein 1 isoform X1, whose translation MVGVKVIANDTEFQPELSAAGSRLAVVKFTMRGCGPCLRIAPAFNALSNKYPQATFLEVDVHQCQGTAATNNISATPTFLFFRNKVRIDQYQGADAVGLEEKIKQHLENDPGNSEDTDIPKGYMDLMPFINKAGCECLNESDEHGFDNCLRKDSTYLESDCDEQLLITVAFSQPVKLYSMKLQGPDNGQGPKYIKIFINLPRSMDFEEAERSEPTQALELTPDDIKEDGIIQLRYVKFQNVNSVTLFVQSNHGDEETTRITYFTFIGTPVQATNMNDFKRIIHMGELSISASDWYSNIFSLMFHTC comes from the exons ATGGTGGGGGTGAAGGTGATCGCGAACGACACCGAGTTCCAGCCCGAGCTCAGCGCTGCCGGCTCCCGCCTGGCCGTGGTGAAGTTCACTATGCGGGG atgTGGCCCTTGTTTAAGGATAGCCCCAGCTTTCAATGCTCTGAGTAACAAATATCCCCAGGCAACTTTTTTGGAAGTAGATGTACATCAGTGCCAG GGAACAGCTGCTACCAATAATATATCAGCAACGCCGACATTTCTGTTTTTCCGAAACAAAGTGCGAATCGACCAATATCAAGGAGCAGATGCTGTAGgcttagaagaaaaaattaaacagcaCCTGGAGAATGATCCTGGAAACAGTGAAGATACAGATATCCCAAAAGGATAC ATGGATTTAATGCCATTTATCAATAAAGCCGGCTGTGAATGTCTTAATGAGAGTGATGAGCATGGATTTGATAATTGTTTACGTAAAGACTCTACCTACTTGGAATCAGACTGTGATGAGCAG CTGCTTATTACTGTAGCTTTTAGTCAGCCTGTCAAGCTTTATTCTATGAAACTTCAGGGGCCAGATAATG GGCAAGGTCCAAAGTACATAAAAATCTTTATCAACCTTCCTCGATCTATGGAttttgaagaagcagaaagaagtGAACCAACTCAAGCCCTGGAGCTGACACCAGATGATATTAAAGAAGATGGTATTATCCAGCTTCGCTATGTAAAATTTCAGAATGTTAACAGTGTAACT TTGTTTGTCCAATCCAATCACGGTGATGAAGAGACAACAAGAATTACGTACTTCACGTTTATTGGAACTCCAGTCCAAGCAACAAATATGAATGACTTCAAGCGA ATAATACACATGGGCGAGTTgtcaatttctgcctcagactggtacagcaatattttttcattGATGTTCCACACTTGCTAA